A single region of the Brachypodium distachyon strain Bd21 chromosome 3, Brachypodium_distachyon_v3.0, whole genome shotgun sequence genome encodes:
- the LOC100824405 gene encoding SUPPRESSOR OF GAMMA RESPONSE 1 — translation MARSWLITCRGVAKKIRNVNCSSSQISEAGAEACRECPNCKHLIDNSDVAIQWPGLPAGVKFDPSDLELLEHLEQKVGLGDSKPHMFIDEFIPTLENDEGICYSHPENLPGTKKDGSSAHFFHRVSNAYGCGKRKRRRISNSVHTTSDEHVRWHKTGKSKPIYDNGVMKGWKKILVLYKSLQTGSKPDKTDWVMHQYHLGVEENETVGKYVVSKILYQMKTKHMEKSETEIANEEFDAFTARNGPKTPKANTPKPCRTNNSPCGTEQNDLILPDEEGEIPDVRLFDGAENPAWCDIGSQAVEVASQAQPNLEESLHCHEVLDSILSLDRNETLGNNLSAFDGLPDNFDLGSLPDFLISGQDVQFCSIGSFGSWLDSTDPLET, via the exons ATGGCAAG GTCATGGCTTATAACTTGTAGGGGTGTTGCCAAGAAAATTAGGAATGTGAACTGCTCTAGTAGCCAGATAAGTGAAGCGGGTGCAGAAGCATGCCGGGAATGTCCGAACTGCAAACATCTCATCGATAACAGTGAT GTTGCAATACAGTGGCCTGGGCTGCCTGCTGGCGTGAAGTTTGATCCATCTGATTTGGAATTGCTTGAACATTTAGAACAAAAGGTTGGCCTCGGAGATTCAAAGCCTCATATGTTCATTGATGAATTTATTCCTACTCTGGAGAATGATGAAGGGATCTGCTATTCACATCCTGAAAATCTTCCTG GCACAAAGAAAGATGGAAGCAGTGCTCATTTCTTCCATAGAGTTTCAAATGCGTATGGTTGTGGCAAGCGCAAGCGTCGAAGGATCAGCAACAGTGTCCACACCACTTCTGATGAGCATGTGAGATGGCACAAGACGGGTAAATCAAAACCCATATATGACAATGGTGTTATGAAGGGTTGGAAGAAAATATTGGTTCTGTATAAAAGCTTACAAACCGGTAGCAAGCCAGATAAAACTGACTGGGTGATGCATCAGTACCATCTTGGAGTAGAGGAAAATGAAACAGTTGGGAAGTATGTTGTTTCCAAAATTCTATATCAAATGAAGACAAAGCACATGGAAAAGTCTGAAACAGAGATTGCTAATGAAGAATTTGATGCATTTACTGCGAGGAATGGTCCAAAAACTCCCAAGGCAAACACCCCGAAGCCATGTCGCACAAATAATAGTCCGTGTGGAACTGAACAGAATGATCTCATCTTGCCAGACGAG GAAGGAGAAATACCTGATGTTAGACTGTTTGATGGCGCTGAGAACCCTGCATGGTGTGATATAGGGTCTCAGGCTGTTGAGGTAGCATCGCAGGCCCAGCCGAACTTGGAAGAATCCCTGCATTGCCATGAGGTTTTGGATTCAATCCTTTCCTTAGATAGGAATGAGACACTCGGCAATAACCTGAGTGCGTTTGATGGATTACCTGATAATTTCGACCTTGGATCACTTCCAGATTTTCTGATTTCT GGCCAGGACGTGCAGTTCTGTTCAATCGGAAGCTTTGGCAGCTGGCTTGACTCCACAGATCCGTTGGAGACGTAA
- the LOC100828414 gene encoding BTB/POZ domain-containing protein At1g67900 codes for MKFMKLGTRPDTFFSTESARSVCTEVATDLQILVGNCLYNLHKFPLLSKCLLLQALCAESGCGGGDNGDFIELAGFPGGAEAFEACAKFCYGITITVSARNLVPLRCAAAHLGMSEAADRGNLAAKLDSFLASCLLRRWKDALAVLHSTRHYSAPLCEDLGLTPRCVDAVAELIASPAAMPTSSSTSTSTAPWWAHDVAELGVDMFWRIMVAVRSTGAVHEKTVGDALKAYARRWLPNVATAKDDADAIGIIADDDASSVRTKQVDTRRHRLLLEKIVSLLPGDKDAVSCAFLLKLLKAANILSASPASKAELVRRVAWQLEEATVGDLLIFPSSASYGETIYDVDAVAAILDEFALRHAAAIAPAQAPALSGSPDEDDDDSPAPRRSGAGHRRSRSAESVGFDGGARRSSSAAPVSQHALVRVGRLVDAYLLEVAKDPNLPVDKLLAVAEAVPDSARPEHDGLYKVVDSYLKAHPEMGKSARKRLCRVLNCRKLSEKACSHAAQNELLPLRVVVQVLFFEHARAAALSSAGAAGDHLPSNIKALLLSKSGSEQEDDDGAAERGAVDEQRLRVLASGASPGDDWSVEGLRRAASKIATLRMKLEEEDDDAEFVRKAGLSRSASLRFRAFCAMPAGNPKRMLSKLWPLTRSVTADRH; via the exons ATGAAGTTTATGAAACTTGGCACCCGGCCCGacaccttcttctccaccgaGTCCGCCAG GTCTGTCTGTACAGAGGTGGCCACTGACCTGCAGATCCTGGTGGGCAACTGCCTGTATAATCTCCACAAG TTTCCGCTGCTTTCGAAATGCCTGCTCCTGCAAGCGCTGTGCGCCGAgtccggctgcggcggcggagacaaCGGCGACTTCATCGAGCTggcggggttcccgggcggcGCAGAGGCGTTCGAGGCGTGCGCCAAGTTCTGCTACGGCATCACCATCACGGTGAGCGCGCGCAACCTGGTGCCGCTCCGGTGCGCGGCGGCGCATCTGGGCATGTCGGAGGCCGCCGACCGGGGCAACCTGGCCGCCAAGCTGGATTCCTTCCTGGCGTCCTGCCTGCTCCGCCGCTGGAAGGACGCGCTCGCCGTGCTCCACTCCACGCGCCACTACAGCGCGCCGCTCTGCGAGGACCTCGGCCTCACCCCGCGCTGcgtcgacgccgtcgccgaACTCATCGCCAGCCCCGCCGCCATGCCCACGTCATCGTCCACGTCCACGTCCACGGCGCCATGGTGGGCGCACGACGTGGCCGAGCTCGGCGTGGACATGTTCTGGCGCATCATGGTGGCCGTCAGGTCCACGGGCGCCGTCCACGAGAAGACCGTCGGCGACGCGCTCAAGGCCTACGCGCGCCGCTGGCTCCCCAACGTCGCCACCGCCAAGGACGATGCTGATGCCATCGGGATCATCGCGGACGACGACGCCTCCAGCGTGAGGACGAAGCAGGTCGACACGAGGAGGCaccggctgctgctggagaAGATCGTGAGCCTTCTCCCGGGCGACAAGGACGCCGTGTCCTGCGCCTTCCTCCTCAAGCTCCTCAAGGCGGCCAACATCCTGAGCGCGTCCCCGGCGTCCAAGGCAGAGCTCGTCAGGCGCGTGGCCTGGCAGCTCGAGGAGGCCACTGTCGGCGACCTTCTCATATTCCCGTCATCCGCGTCCTACGGCGAGACGATCTACGACGTGGACGCCGTGGCGGCCATTCTCGACGAGTTCGCGCTGCGCCACGCGGCGGCGATCGCGCCCGCGCAGGCCCCGGCTCTGTCGGGAAGCccggacgaggacgacgacgatagCCCGGCGCCGAGGCGATCGGGCGCCGGGCACCGGAGGTCCAGGTCGGCCGAGAGCGTCGGgttcgacggcggcgcgcggcggtcgTCTTCTGCGGCGCCCGTGTCGCAGCACGCGCTGGTGAGGGTGGGCAGGCTCGTGGACGCGTACCTGCTTGAGGTGGCCAAGGACCCCAACCTGCCCGTGGACAAGCTGCTCGCCGTTGCCGAGGCCGTGCCCGACAGCGCCCGCCCGGAGCACGACGGCCTCTACAAAGTCGTCGACTCGTACCTCAAG GCGCACCCGGAGATGGGCAAGAGCGCACGGAAGAGGCTGTGCCGGGTGCTCAACTGCCGGAAGCTGTCGGAGAAGGCGTGCTCGCACGCGGCGCAGAACGAGCTCCTCCCGCTCCGCGTCGTCGTGCAGGTGCTCTTCTTCGagcacgcgcgcgccgcggcgcTCTCGtcggccggcgccgctggcgaCCATTTGCCGAGCAACATCAAGGCGCTGCTGCTGTCCAAGTCCGGGTCAGAgcaggaagacgacgacggcgccgccgagcGGGGGGCCGTGGACGAGCAGAGGCTCCGCGTCCTGGCGTCCGGCGCGTCCCCAGGCGACGACTGGAGCGTGGAGGGGCTCCGGCGCGCCGCGTCCAAGATCGCCACGCTAAGGATGaagctcgaggaggaagacgacgacgccgaGTTCGTGCGCAAGGCCGGGCTCTCGCGCAGCGCGTCGCTGCGGTTCAGGGCCTTCTGCGCCATGCCCGCGGGGAACCCGAAGCGGATGCTCAGCAAGCTGTGGCCGCTCACCAGAAGCGTCACCGCCGACCGGCATTAA